One genomic segment of Nilaparvata lugens isolate BPH chromosome Y, ASM1435652v1, whole genome shotgun sequence includes these proteins:
- the LOC111054040 gene encoding uncharacterized protein LOC111054040 produces MLSSRRDFFFRLLTHGCYSKNDRVWHTYNLITIWEHVLLLGEKFEFFSPCGTLSLARVWNRERNECYINTCDERKITIYIRDNRDFTYEMSSPSFILPDSPPPQHVLNYWQRKAAESCASSSAAAASAPASTAPAPHRSTSPWGEMVIADSPIQRLRPPATWAPRRAVLTTLSNNIRERQAKRKLDFEEGEVSGEEDSVLPQSKKRMPDEDSSLVPLIKEAEMGFVELINKPVAKPWVPLHELEEDQPYRIVCAREHTNQHGCRIILKIINAGSKCEVYLPQRFASCIDAGKIREFNETCKNYVLVVTHKCPNWTDIKIVKA; encoded by the exons ATGCTAagttctagacgagattttttttttcgtcttctaacacatggatgctattcgaaaaatgatcgtgtgtggcatacttacaatctgataacgatctgggagcacgtgttgttgttgggggagaaattcgaatttttttcgccttgtggcacgctctcgctcgcacgtgtctggaacagagagagaaacgaatGCTATATAAACACGTGCGATGAGAGGAAAATCACCATTTACATCAGAGACAACAGAGACTTCACATACGAGATGAGTTCGCCGTCGTTTATCCTCCCGGATAGCCCGCCTCCGCAGCATGTCCTAAACTACTGGCAGCGCAAAGCTGCCGAGAGCTGTGCCAGCTCTTCTGCTGCGGCCGCCTCCGCTCCTGCCTCCACCGCACCCGCTCCACACCGTTCGACATCGCCATGGGGCGAGATGGTGATTGCAGACAGCCCCATCCAACGCCTGCGTCCGCCAGCTACGTGGGCTCCGCGGCGTGCTGTGTTGACGACGCTGTCGAACAATATCAGGGAGAGGCAGGCGAAGAGGAAACTCGACTTCGAGGAGGGCGAAGTGAGCGGTGAAGAGGATAGCGTGCTCcctcaatcaaag aaacgtatGCCGGATGAGGACTCCTCTCTCGTGCCCTTAATAAAGGAGGCTGAAATGGGGTTTGTCGAACTCATTAACAAACCAGTAGCCAAGCCATGGGTCCCCTTACACGAGTTAGAGGAGGATCAGCCATACCGCATCGTGTGCGCGAGGGAGCACACGAACCAACATGGTTGccgcataattttgaaaatcatcaatgcaggaagcaaatgtgAGGTGTATCTACCTcaaagatttgcttcctgcattgatgCAGGAAAAATTCGGGAATTCAATGAAACgtgtaaaaattatgttttagtAGTTACGCATAAGTGCCCAAATtggacagatataaaaattgttaaagcataa